One Actinoplanes missouriensis 431 DNA segment encodes these proteins:
- a CDS encoding YciI family protein, translated as MTLGQDATEAGALLDTAGLAPSTSGARLSLVGSELTTVDGPFAASKEVISYAIYDVQSKEEAVDWATRFLKAYRDLWPGWEGEVDVLKLFGPEDFPASA; from the coding sequence ATGACCTTGGGGCAGGATGCCACTGAGGCCGGTGCCCTCCTGGACACCGCAGGCCTGGCTCCCAGCACGAGCGGAGCCCGGCTCAGCCTCGTCGGGAGCGAACTTACGACTGTCGACGGGCCGTTCGCGGCGTCGAAAGAGGTCATCAGCTACGCGATCTACGACGTGCAGTCGAAGGAAGAGGCGGTCGATTGGGCCACCCGGTTCCTCAAGGCGTACCGCGATCTGTGGCCTGGCTGGGAGGGCGAGGTCGACGTCCTGAAGCTGTTCGGCCCGGAGGACTTCCCGGCCTCGGCATGA
- a CDS encoding DUF4132 domain-containing protein, with protein sequence MIEIEELVGMRCFEHRGAGSAKSWRVSRDGAVVTVRFGRVGAAGQTRVKELADEVAAIAHVERLVAEKLSKGYVETGAAAVSDPVVPGPAMPVGATGGLRATHGDAGRSAAPEGDAGPPTAPDSGAAEGPAGLPDEDVLVLPAEWMRRVHPRRGGRAGASLPRPAGAVAKAEAVMAAKSAERAEVLGAPRSDRELVAAAEGFLDGSRVTPLGAAAAVVASMHACEHRELGQLAVLADGWIAAHGLTFATRAVAEAAGLDVASSGYALPDKQKNLRRLTPTDRYGRWSFGPWLLLAKRMRARLAVAGDADYERARQALGDYRSSGQRTVTTYLMPTESQWVDEDCGADLRRIELVAYAVSTSEQWGQLSGKIDGYALSWRELLATLLDGIGAALTPRLIDFLRKRNVYTADQRRAVIGALALIPTDEAFEALMRQADDKLVEAGLNDAMRRFPVRALRLLGTAAGDPGENRGRAAELLRRHATANPAAASAALPSLPQVARHRVEPILASATAPPQAPAALVHPLLVTPPWTGARTVAERAVVVDGLTPPDVPRMCWAPGEREALVPDFQEPGPEDAAGLDHWEREAARLREGRMSHAADEEKFFVGAPRTLALQLLPHWRPTSFWSPGWTLPHLLARFDVDALPVVVQRNRQRGSLDVYGPLLLPAEGAGVAALMAEWLDRLKSVRWIAVSWLRRHPAAAARDLIPAAVGPIGAERRAAEQALRVLVADGHADTVRAGAAEHGAAAASAVQLLLSADPAEVVPAQLPELPPWIEDAGSLTPVLLRDRRFALPSEAVRHLCTMLALSRLGLPYPGLAAVRETLDAAALAEFGWSLFRAWESAGFPPKQSWVLEALAVIGDDDTVRRLSPVVRAWPGTGGHARAMTGLDVLYAIGSELALVHLHAISRKVRFEALRYGADSRVRAVAAELGLTSDQLADRLVPDFGLGDRSTLTLDYGPRRFGVTFDEQLRPIVMDEDGRTRKELPKPGAGDDEALATAAYRRFSGLKKDLRSVAADQVRRLEEAMVVRRRWTGAEFRRLLVGHPLMRHLVRRLVWVTYDADRVVGTAFRVAEDSSMADVDDKAFAVSDDDVVGVAHPLDLAADVSAWTALFTDYEILQPFPQLHRPVWRMTAEQAAQRRLSAFVGVHVPVDRLLKLERRGWWRRSVPMDAGIQLTMECSLPGPGYLEFPLDPGISINDVQDQPSQTFRDARLTGAENFAALDPVIVSELLCDLRYLVDGGSLR encoded by the coding sequence TTGATCGAGATCGAGGAGCTGGTCGGAATGCGCTGTTTCGAGCACCGGGGTGCGGGATCGGCGAAATCCTGGAGGGTGTCGCGGGACGGCGCCGTGGTGACCGTCCGATTCGGACGCGTCGGCGCAGCGGGACAGACACGGGTGAAGGAGCTGGCCGACGAGGTGGCGGCGATCGCGCATGTGGAAAGGCTCGTCGCCGAGAAATTGTCGAAGGGTTACGTGGAGACGGGCGCCGCGGCGGTGTCCGACCCGGTCGTTCCCGGACCGGCCATGCCGGTCGGCGCTACGGGCGGGCTGAGGGCGACGCACGGCGACGCGGGCCGGTCGGCTGCGCCGGAGGGTGACGCGGGTCCGCCGACTGCGCCGGACAGCGGGGCGGCGGAGGGGCCGGCCGGGTTACCGGACGAGGACGTGCTGGTGCTGCCGGCCGAGTGGATGCGCAGGGTTCACCCGCGGCGTGGCGGTCGCGCGGGTGCTTCGTTGCCGCGGCCGGCGGGCGCGGTGGCGAAGGCCGAGGCGGTCATGGCGGCCAAGAGCGCGGAGCGGGCGGAAGTGCTGGGGGCGCCGAGGAGCGACCGTGAACTGGTGGCCGCGGCCGAGGGGTTCCTGGACGGCAGCCGGGTGACGCCGCTCGGCGCGGCGGCGGCCGTGGTCGCGTCGATGCATGCGTGTGAGCATCGGGAGCTCGGGCAGCTGGCGGTGCTCGCCGACGGGTGGATCGCGGCACACGGGTTGACATTCGCGACCCGCGCCGTCGCGGAGGCCGCCGGTCTGGACGTCGCGTCGTCCGGCTACGCGCTCCCTGACAAGCAGAAGAACCTGCGCCGATTGACGCCGACGGACCGGTACGGCCGGTGGAGCTTCGGACCCTGGCTGTTGCTGGCGAAGCGGATGCGGGCCCGGCTGGCCGTTGCCGGCGACGCCGACTACGAGCGGGCTCGGCAAGCCCTGGGGGATTATCGCTCGTCGGGGCAGCGCACGGTCACCACGTATCTGATGCCGACCGAGTCGCAGTGGGTCGACGAGGACTGCGGCGCCGACCTGCGGCGCATCGAGTTGGTCGCGTACGCGGTCTCGACATCCGAGCAGTGGGGTCAGCTGTCCGGAAAGATCGACGGGTACGCGCTCAGCTGGCGCGAATTGCTGGCCACACTGCTCGATGGGATCGGGGCGGCGTTGACGCCGCGCCTGATCGACTTCCTGCGCAAGCGGAACGTGTACACCGCCGACCAGCGGCGCGCGGTGATCGGTGCTCTGGCGTTGATTCCGACCGACGAGGCGTTCGAGGCGTTGATGCGCCAGGCGGACGACAAGCTCGTTGAGGCCGGGCTCAACGACGCCATGCGGCGGTTCCCGGTCCGGGCGCTGCGTCTGCTGGGGACGGCGGCCGGCGACCCGGGCGAGAACCGGGGACGGGCGGCCGAGTTGTTGCGCCGGCACGCGACGGCGAACCCGGCGGCCGCGAGTGCCGCGTTGCCGTCGTTGCCGCAGGTGGCCCGGCACCGGGTGGAGCCGATTCTGGCGTCGGCGACGGCGCCGCCGCAGGCGCCGGCGGCGTTGGTGCACCCGTTGTTGGTGACGCCGCCGTGGACGGGTGCGCGGACGGTGGCCGAGCGGGCGGTGGTGGTGGACGGGCTGACGCCGCCGGACGTGCCGCGGATGTGCTGGGCGCCCGGCGAGCGCGAAGCGCTGGTGCCCGACTTCCAGGAGCCGGGGCCGGAGGACGCCGCCGGCCTCGACCACTGGGAGCGGGAGGCGGCAAGGCTGCGCGAGGGCCGGATGAGCCACGCCGCCGACGAGGAGAAGTTCTTCGTCGGCGCGCCGCGGACGCTGGCGCTGCAGCTGTTGCCCCATTGGCGTCCGACGAGCTTCTGGTCACCGGGATGGACCCTGCCCCATCTGCTTGCCCGGTTCGACGTGGACGCGTTGCCGGTCGTGGTGCAGCGCAACCGTCAACGGGGCTCGCTCGACGTCTACGGCCCGCTGTTGCTGCCCGCCGAAGGCGCCGGGGTCGCCGCCCTGATGGCCGAGTGGCTGGACCGGCTGAAGTCGGTGCGGTGGATCGCGGTGAGCTGGCTCCGCCGGCACCCGGCTGCGGCGGCGCGCGATCTCATCCCGGCGGCCGTCGGTCCCATCGGCGCGGAGCGTCGCGCGGCCGAGCAGGCGCTGCGGGTGCTCGTCGCAGACGGCCACGCCGACACGGTGCGGGCGGGCGCCGCCGAGCACGGCGCTGCTGCGGCGTCCGCGGTGCAGCTGCTGCTGTCTGCCGACCCGGCGGAGGTGGTACCGGCACAGCTGCCGGAGCTTCCGCCATGGATCGAGGACGCCGGTTCGCTGACCCCGGTGCTGTTGCGCGATCGCCGTTTCGCGTTGCCGTCCGAGGCGGTGCGGCATCTGTGCACGATGCTCGCCCTGTCCCGCCTGGGTCTGCCGTACCCGGGCTTGGCGGCGGTGCGCGAGACGCTGGACGCGGCGGCGCTGGCAGAGTTCGGCTGGTCCCTGTTCCGGGCGTGGGAGTCGGCGGGGTTCCCGCCGAAGCAGAGCTGGGTGCTCGAGGCGTTGGCCGTGATCGGCGACGACGACACCGTGCGCCGGCTCAGCCCGGTCGTCCGCGCCTGGCCGGGCACGGGCGGTCACGCACGTGCCATGACCGGGCTCGACGTGCTCTATGCGATCGGCTCCGAGTTGGCGCTCGTCCACCTGCACGCCATCTCGCGGAAGGTGAGGTTCGAGGCGCTGCGGTACGGCGCGGACAGCCGGGTCCGGGCGGTCGCCGCGGAACTGGGACTGACCTCCGACCAACTGGCCGATCGGTTGGTGCCCGACTTCGGGCTGGGTGATCGGAGCACGCTGACCCTGGACTACGGGCCGCGTCGCTTCGGGGTGACCTTCGACGAGCAGCTCCGGCCGATCGTCATGGATGAGGACGGCAGGACGCGCAAGGAGCTGCCCAAACCGGGCGCCGGCGACGACGAGGCGCTCGCGACGGCGGCGTACCGGAGATTCTCAGGTTTGAAGAAGGACCTGCGCTCGGTGGCCGCGGATCAGGTCCGCCGGCTGGAGGAGGCGATGGTGGTCCGGCGGCGGTGGACCGGCGCAGAGTTCCGGCGGCTGCTGGTCGGGCATCCCTTGATGCGGCACCTGGTCCGGCGCCTGGTGTGGGTGACCTACGATGCGGACAGGGTGGTGGGCACGGCGTTCCGGGTGGCCGAGGACAGCAGCATGGCCGACGTCGACGACAAGGCGTTCGCGGTGAGCGACGACGACGTGGTCGGTGTCGCCCATCCGCTGGACCTGGCGGCCGACGTGTCCGCGTGGACGGCGTTGTTCACCGACTACGAGATCCTTCAGCCGTTTCCGCAGCTCCATCGGCCGGTGTGGCGGATGACCGCGGAACAGGCCGCACAGCGACGACTGTCCGCGTTCGTCGGCGTCCACGTCCCGGTCGACCGGCTGCTGAAACTGGAACGTCGCGGGTGGTGGAGGCGCAGCGTACCGATGGACGCCGGGATCCAGCTCACCATGGAGTGCAGCCTGCCGGGTCCGGGATACCTGGAGTTCCCGCTCGACCCGGGGATCTCGATCAACGACGTCCAGGACCAGCCCAGCCAGACCTTCCGCGACGCGCGGCTCACCGGAGCGGAGAACTTCGCCGCCCTCGATCCGGTGATCGTCTCGGAACTGCTGTGCGACCTGCGCTATCTGGTCGACGGCGGGTCTCTGCGGTAA
- a CDS encoding class I SAM-dependent methyltransferase, translating to MRYAGAGPGVITPDGCAVEYYSLLPTMGEPEIVHAAVPSGASILELGCGTGRILRPLAALGHRVHGVDESPAMLQRLGGLPGTLARLQDVRLDQSFDVVLLASTMINGDLSLRRAFLATCRHHVGPAGLVVFQQNAPAWFDTVTESSAEIAGIRRVVRSARRQGDRVDVVVDYHVGDQTWTHEFPRYAITEDELARNLREAGLRFDQYLTGDRSWFTARPV from the coding sequence ATGCGTTATGCGGGTGCGGGACCAGGTGTGATCACTCCGGACGGGTGTGCAGTGGAGTACTACTCGCTGCTGCCGACCATGGGAGAACCAGAGATCGTCCATGCGGCGGTGCCGAGCGGCGCGTCGATCCTGGAACTGGGCTGCGGCACCGGTCGTATCCTGCGCCCCCTCGCCGCGCTCGGCCACCGGGTGCACGGGGTGGACGAGTCGCCCGCGATGCTGCAGCGGCTGGGTGGCCTACCCGGAACGCTGGCGCGTCTGCAGGACGTCCGCTTGGACCAGTCCTTCGACGTGGTGCTGCTGGCCAGCACCATGATCAACGGAGACCTGTCGCTGCGCCGGGCGTTTCTGGCCACCTGCCGGCACCACGTCGGCCCCGCCGGTCTGGTCGTCTTCCAGCAGAACGCGCCGGCCTGGTTCGACACGGTGACGGAGTCGTCCGCGGAGATCGCCGGCATCCGGCGCGTGGTGCGTTCCGCGCGGCGCCAGGGGGACCGAGTGGACGTCGTCGTGGACTATCACGTCGGTGATCAGACCTGGACGCACGAGTTTCCCCGGTACGCCATCACCGAGGACGAACTCGCGCGGAACCTGCGGGAGGCAGGACTGCGGTTCGACCAGTACCTCACCGGTGATCGATCCTGGTTCACGGCCCGTCCCGTCTGA
- a CDS encoding ATP-binding protein has protein sequence MSRSAVPQPPGRDISMVRRYPGSTPRRAGPIRATIRPPYLFERYDPGQGDGIDVGLDVEASVVTLSVHGTWGLGLCRTTDTAIRKCLSEHPSTLLINLHALTDPDGSSAAMWMATRRRAAAMNPGVRTILCAQPGTALVARLHRLGIIRLLPVFDTLAAARTATTNRQPLTDRIEMRLEPHDRAAATAREAVTGACSGWQLAHLGDRARLIISELVLNAVEHAGTAVTVILSRRGDGLHIAVRDDNPCLPQLRDDPPNLRDTPPFRRGTGLHVVHAAATAWGAMPTTHGKVVWATLRSWARP, from the coding sequence GTGTCGCGCAGCGCGGTGCCGCAGCCCCCCGGTCGGGACATCTCCATGGTGCGACGATATCCAGGCTCGACGCCCCGCCGAGCCGGGCCGATCCGTGCCACCATCCGGCCCCCGTACCTGTTCGAACGCTACGACCCTGGTCAAGGCGACGGTATCGACGTCGGCCTGGACGTGGAAGCCTCGGTGGTGACCCTCTCCGTACACGGCACCTGGGGACTCGGCCTGTGCCGGACCACCGATACCGCGATCCGTAAATGCCTGAGCGAGCATCCTTCGACCCTGCTCATCAACCTGCACGCCCTCACCGACCCCGATGGCAGCAGCGCGGCGATGTGGATGGCCACCCGACGGCGCGCCGCCGCTATGAACCCCGGCGTGCGGACCATCCTCTGCGCTCAGCCCGGTACCGCGCTCGTGGCTCGGCTCCACCGGCTCGGCATCATCCGGCTCCTGCCGGTCTTCGACACCTTGGCGGCGGCGCGGACCGCGACCACCAACCGGCAACCGCTGACCGACCGGATCGAAATGCGGCTGGAACCGCATGACCGTGCCGCGGCCACCGCCCGGGAAGCGGTCACCGGCGCATGTTCCGGCTGGCAGCTGGCGCACCTAGGCGACCGCGCCCGACTCATCATCTCCGAACTGGTGCTCAACGCTGTGGAACACGCCGGCACCGCCGTCACGGTCATACTCTCGCGCCGCGGGGACGGCCTGCACATCGCGGTGCGTGACGACAATCCCTGCTTGCCCCAACTCCGCGACGACCCGCCGAACCTCCGGGACACGCCGCCGTTCCGGCGCGGCACCGGACTGCACGTCGTCCACGCCGCCGCGACCGCCTGGGGAGCGATGCCCACCACCCACGGCAAGGTGGTATGGGCGACGCTCAGATCCTGGGCGCGGCCATGA
- a CDS encoding FAD-dependent monooxygenase — MTRAMAMLSFPAPDFVIDYRDVAAQKDLLRERMAGLGWLTPRILAHLDDAEDFYLDQVAQVVMDRWSSGRVGLLGDAAFSSSPFSGGGTGMALVGAYLLAGEQAAAGWDPRAGFAGYEQRMRPFVEANQEIGRLHVQSRVVPGPDAEAAPEPDMEALMAVVERAINGVDLPDYAGVPGSEVPAGS; from the coding sequence GTGACCCGGGCGATGGCCATGCTGTCCTTCCCCGCGCCCGACTTCGTCATCGACTACCGCGACGTCGCGGCCCAGAAGGACCTGTTGCGGGAGCGGATGGCCGGCTTGGGCTGGTTGACCCCGCGTATCCTCGCGCACCTCGACGACGCCGAGGACTTCTATCTCGATCAGGTCGCCCAGGTCGTGATGGACCGCTGGTCCAGCGGCCGGGTGGGGCTGCTCGGGGACGCGGCGTTCAGCTCGTCGCCGTTCTCCGGCGGGGGTACGGGGATGGCCTTGGTCGGGGCGTACCTGCTGGCCGGAGAGCAGGCCGCCGCAGGATGGGATCCGCGCGCCGGGTTCGCCGGCTACGAGCAGCGGATGCGTCCGTTCGTCGAGGCCAACCAGGAGATCGGCCGGTTGCACGTGCAGAGCCGTGTGGTCCCCGGCCCGGACGCCGAGGCCGCCCCGGAGCCGGACATGGAGGCGCTCATGGCGGTCGTCGAACGCGCGATCAACGGCGTCGACCTGCCCGACTACGCCGGGGTGCCGGGCTCCGAAGTGCCCGCGGGATCGTAG
- a CDS encoding helix-turn-helix transcriptional regulator produces the protein MGVKREAQLFMGTHEIGVRLGGVSRQRVYQITNRPNFPKPIAYLAQGRIWLAADVERWIATYRKKKE, from the coding sequence ATGGGCGTGAAGCGCGAGGCGCAGCTGTTCATGGGAACCCACGAAATCGGCGTCCGGCTCGGTGGGGTGAGCCGCCAGCGCGTCTACCAGATCACCAACCGCCCGAACTTTCCCAAGCCGATCGCCTACCTCGCCCAGGGCAGGATCTGGCTCGCTGCGGACGTCGAGAGGTGGATCGCCACCTACCGGAAGAAGAAGGAGTGA
- a CDS encoding glycosyltransferase family 4 protein yields MTSAPLRIALLSYRSKPHSGGQGIYVRHLSRELVRLGHHVEVFSGPPLPDLDDGVRLTVLPSLDLYRDPDPFRTPRLSEFHTSIDVLEWAAMCTGAFPEPLTFSLRAWRHLRRRQADFDVIHDNQCLGYGLLPLAGSATPLVATIHHPITVDRDLELAAAPNWKRRLSLRRWYAFTRMQARTARRLRWLTTVSHAARDEIVDAFHVSPDRLSVIGVGVDIDTFSPAENRAESQAAKKAGRIVTVASADVPLKGLSELIEAVAKLRASRDVELVVVGSARPDGPAASAIARLGLDGTVRFVSGISDQELADLFRSATVAAVPSRYEGFSLPAVEAMACGVPLVVTTAGALPEVTGPDGLASLHVPPGDAEALSAAIGRLLDDEPLRRRLGEQGRRRAAEHFTWRRTAIRTAEWYAEAIAAKGR; encoded by the coding sequence GTGACCTCCGCGCCGCTTCGCATCGCCTTGTTGTCGTATCGCAGCAAACCGCACAGCGGCGGCCAAGGGATCTATGTCCGGCATCTGTCGCGTGAGCTGGTACGACTCGGTCATCACGTCGAGGTGTTCTCCGGCCCGCCGCTGCCCGATCTGGACGACGGCGTGCGGCTGACCGTGCTGCCGAGCCTCGACCTCTACCGTGACCCTGATCCCTTCCGGACACCGCGGCTCAGCGAGTTCCACACTTCGATCGACGTCCTCGAGTGGGCGGCGATGTGCACCGGCGCCTTCCCGGAACCCCTCACGTTCTCCCTGCGCGCGTGGCGTCACCTGCGGCGCCGACAGGCCGACTTCGACGTCATCCACGACAATCAGTGCCTGGGGTACGGGCTGTTGCCCCTCGCCGGATCCGCCACTCCCCTGGTCGCGACGATCCACCATCCGATCACCGTCGACCGTGACCTGGAACTGGCCGCCGCCCCGAACTGGAAACGCCGCCTGTCCCTGCGCCGCTGGTACGCGTTCACCCGCATGCAGGCCCGCACGGCCCGCCGTCTGCGCTGGCTGACCACCGTGTCTCATGCAGCCCGTGACGAGATCGTGGACGCTTTCCACGTGTCGCCCGACCGCCTCAGCGTGATCGGCGTGGGAGTCGACATCGACACGTTCAGCCCCGCAGAAAACCGAGCCGAAAGCCAAGCCGCGAAGAAGGCCGGCCGCATCGTCACGGTGGCGAGCGCCGACGTACCCCTGAAAGGTCTTTCCGAGCTCATCGAAGCGGTCGCCAAACTCCGCGCGAGCCGCGACGTCGAACTCGTCGTCGTCGGCTCGGCGCGACCGGACGGCCCCGCCGCGTCGGCGATCGCCCGGCTCGGCCTGGACGGCACGGTACGGTTCGTCTCCGGTATCTCCGATCAGGAGCTGGCTGATCTGTTCCGGTCGGCGACGGTGGCGGCGGTCCCCTCCCGGTACGAGGGTTTCTCCCTCCCGGCCGTCGAGGCGATGGCCTGCGGGGTGCCGCTGGTCGTCACCACGGCGGGCGCGCTGCCGGAGGTGACCGGACCGGACGGGCTGGCGTCGCTGCACGTCCCGCCGGGTGACGCCGAGGCGCTGTCGGCGGCGATCGGGCGGCTGCTCGACGACGAGCCGCTGCGCCGACGGCTCGGTGAGCAGGGCCGGCGCAGGGCGGCCGAACATTTCACGTGGCGGCGGACCGCGATCCGCACCGCCGAATGGTACGCGGAAGCGATCGCTGCGAAGGGCAGGTAG
- a CDS encoding class I SAM-dependent methyltransferase, producing MTVDYDRLDVRPGMRVLDLGCGEGRHTFEAYRRGADVVALDLNEKDLATTAQWCAAMDLAGEAPATATATTVRGDLLRLPFPDASFDRVIASEVLEHIPDDVTAIAELARVLKPGGLGAVTVPRWLPERVCWALSDEYHANEGGHVRIYKEDELAGRLRGAGLTVTGNGFAHALHSPYWWLKCAIGDAAPTRAYHKLLVWDIVDKPAVTRVVEQALNPLIGKSVVIYVHKSDREQHVGS from the coding sequence TTGACCGTCGACTACGACCGGCTGGATGTGCGGCCGGGCATGCGGGTTCTCGACTTGGGGTGCGGCGAGGGCCGGCACACGTTCGAGGCGTACCGGCGGGGCGCGGACGTCGTCGCCCTGGACCTGAACGAGAAGGACCTGGCGACGACCGCGCAGTGGTGCGCGGCCATGGACCTGGCCGGCGAGGCGCCGGCGACGGCGACCGCCACCACGGTACGCGGTGACCTGCTCCGTCTGCCGTTCCCGGACGCCAGCTTCGACCGGGTGATCGCGTCGGAGGTGCTCGAGCACATCCCGGACGACGTGACGGCGATCGCCGAGCTGGCCCGGGTGCTGAAGCCGGGCGGGCTGGGCGCGGTGACCGTTCCGCGCTGGCTGCCGGAGCGGGTGTGCTGGGCGCTGTCCGACGAGTACCACGCCAACGAGGGCGGTCACGTCCGGATCTACAAGGAGGACGAGCTGGCCGGGCGGCTGCGCGGGGCGGGGCTCACGGTGACCGGCAACGGGTTCGCGCACGCGTTGCACAGCCCGTACTGGTGGCTCAAGTGCGCGATCGGTGACGCGGCGCCGACCCGCGCCTACCACAAGCTGCTGGTGTGGGACATCGTCGACAAGCCGGCCGTGACCCGGGTCGTGGAGCAGGCGCTCAACCCGCTGATCGGCAAGAGCGTCGTGATCTATGTCCACAAAAGCGACCGGGAGCAGCATGTCGGTTCCTGA
- a CDS encoding prenyltransferase produces MSVPELAGVLGTDQILRTVAAIAAEQEDSGAIPWYAGGQLDPWDHVEAAMALDVGGEHDRAAAAYDWMRRTQRPDGSWAARYDAGGVVADATAETNHAGYLAVGCWHHWLCTGDDAFLARMWPAVRRALDFVTGCQAPGGEIGWAAGDPLALLTGSSSIHQALRYGTAIAERAGDPQPDWELAADLLATAIQQRPGAFADKSRFSMDWYYPILGGAVTGSAARQRITARWDAFVVPDRGVFCVSDQPWVTGAETCELALALDTLGERDAAAELVAAMQHLREDDGSYWTGLVLTDGVRWPVERTTWTAAAVVLAVDALHGEHPRSGIFRDTGKLSDPGAASAVNPAR; encoded by the coding sequence ATGTCGGTTCCTGAGCTGGCCGGGGTGCTGGGCACCGATCAGATTCTGCGGACCGTGGCGGCGATCGCCGCCGAGCAGGAGGACAGCGGCGCCATCCCCTGGTACGCGGGCGGCCAGCTGGACCCGTGGGACCACGTCGAGGCCGCGATGGCGCTCGACGTGGGCGGCGAGCACGACCGGGCGGCCGCCGCGTACGACTGGATGCGCCGCACGCAGCGCCCGGACGGGTCGTGGGCGGCCCGCTACGACGCGGGCGGGGTGGTCGCCGACGCCACGGCGGAGACGAATCACGCCGGGTACCTGGCGGTCGGCTGCTGGCATCACTGGCTGTGCACCGGCGACGACGCGTTCCTGGCGCGGATGTGGCCGGCGGTGCGGCGGGCGCTGGACTTCGTGACCGGCTGCCAGGCGCCGGGCGGGGAGATCGGCTGGGCGGCCGGCGATCCGCTCGCGCTCCTGACCGGGTCGTCCAGCATTCATCAGGCCCTGCGGTACGGGACAGCGATCGCCGAACGCGCCGGTGACCCGCAACCCGACTGGGAGCTGGCGGCCGACCTGCTGGCCACGGCCATCCAGCAGCGACCCGGGGCGTTCGCCGACAAGAGCCGGTTCTCGATGGACTGGTACTACCCGATCCTCGGTGGCGCGGTCACCGGCTCGGCAGCCCGGCAGCGCATCACGGCGAGGTGGGACGCTTTCGTCGTACCCGATCGGGGGGTTTTCTGTGTCTCGGATCAGCCGTGGGTGACGGGCGCGGAGACGTGTGAGCTCGCGCTGGCGCTGGACACGCTCGGTGAGCGGGACGCGGCGGCGGAACTGGTCGCCGCGATGCAGCATCTGCGGGAGGACGACGGGTCGTACTGGACCGGTCTGGTTCTGACCGACGGGGTGCGCTGGCCGGTGGAACGGACGACCTGGACGGCGGCGGCGGTGGTGCTCGCCGTCGACGCGCTGCACGGCGAGCACCCCCGGTCAGGCATCTTCCGGGACACCGGGAAGCTCAGTGATCCCGGCGCAGCAAGCGCAGTGAACCCCGCCCGCTGA
- a CDS encoding class I SAM-dependent methyltransferase has product MLDADLLTAAAAAPGFMPPDEGLALAEAAHAAPAGPILEVGSYLGKSTLYLAAAARPRRTTVVTVDHHRGSEEHQPGWEYHDATLVDPAVGLIDTLPGFRSTIAKAGAEDVVVAVVARAEDFARLWATPLAFLFLDGSHTDESAQRDLASWAPHLAAGGVLAIHDVFPDPADGGQAPYRIYRRALESGAYSELSGRGSLRLLRRDH; this is encoded by the coding sequence ATGCTCGATGCCGACCTGCTGACGGCCGCCGCCGCGGCGCCCGGATTCATGCCGCCCGACGAGGGTCTCGCCCTCGCCGAAGCCGCCCACGCCGCCCCGGCCGGCCCGATCCTGGAGGTGGGCAGCTACCTCGGCAAGTCCACTCTCTACCTGGCGGCCGCCGCCCGCCCGCGCCGGACCACGGTGGTGACCGTCGACCACCACCGCGGCTCCGAGGAGCACCAGCCCGGCTGGGAATACCACGACGCCACCCTCGTCGACCCGGCCGTCGGGCTGATCGACACCCTGCCCGGTTTCCGGTCCACGATCGCCAAGGCCGGCGCGGAGGACGTGGTCGTCGCCGTGGTCGCGCGCGCCGAGGACTTCGCCCGGCTGTGGGCGACGCCGCTCGCGTTCCTCTTCCTCGACGGCAGCCACACCGACGAGTCCGCGCAGCGCGACCTGGCGAGCTGGGCGCCGCACCTGGCCGCCGGCGGGGTCCTCGCCATCCACGACGTGTTCCCCGACCCGGCGGACGGCGGACAGGCGCCGTACCGGATCTATCGGCGGGCGCTCGAGTCCGGCGCCTACTCCGAACTCAGCGGGCGGGGTTCACTGCGCTTGCTGCGCCGGGATCACTGA